One Bemisia tabaci chromosome 7, PGI_BMITA_v3 DNA window includes the following coding sequences:
- the LOC109029639 gene encoding acetylcholinesterase isoform X2: MMGGLMLAEVWLVTSILVVLSAGKSLLRHARHQLDPPASNMDFDHLPLRASPETDQLRNPRHGFGFRDGISDEGLNFRHSEHEGERSKYKGAEAEEEMMADEGDNDPLVVQTTKGKVRGTTLTAATGKQVDAWLGIPYAQKPIGALRFRHPRPIDKWEGILNATKMPNSCTQIVDTVFGDFAGSAMWNPNTPMSEDCLYINVITPKPRPRNAAVMVWIFGGGFYTGTATLDIYDYKILASEENVILVSMQYRITCLGFLYFDTQDVPGNAGLFDQLMALQWIRNNIHAFGGNPHNITLFGESAGAVSVSMHLLSPLSRNLFSQAIMESGSATAPWAIISRQESIIRGLRLAEAVGCPHTRAQIPEAIECLRKVNASVLVENESGTLGICDFPFVPVVDGSFLDEMPSKSLATKNFKKTNILMGSNTEEGNYWIMYYLTDLFRKEENIHVSRDQFIQAVSELNPYNFIVRRAIIFEYTDWLNPDDPVKNRDALDKIVGDFHFTCNVNEFAYRYAETGNTVYMYYFKHRSTSSPWPTWSGALHGDEINYIFGEPLNPTKKYQPAEVELAKRMMRYWANFAKTG, from the exons CTCGTGACATCGATCCTTGTCGTCCTTTCAGCAGGCAAGTCGCTTTTGCGCCACGCTCGCCACCAACTGGATCCTCCCGCATCCAACATGGACTTCGATCACCTCCCTCTCAGAGCCTCGCCTGAGACTGACCAACTCCGCAACCCAAG ACATGGGTTTGGATTTCGAGACGGGATCAGCGACGAAGGGCTCAATTTTCGACACTCGGAACACGAAGGAGAGAGGAGCAAGTACAAAGGAGCTGAGGCGGAGGAAGAGATGATGGCGGACGAAGGGGACAATGATCCGCTCGTGGTTCAGACGACGAAAGGCAAAGTTCGAGGCACCACGCTCACCGCAGCAACAGGCAAACAGGTCGATGCCTGGCTCGGCATACCTTACGCACAAAAACCAATCG GGGCACTGCGGTTCCGGCACCCGCGGCCGATCGACAAGTGGGAGGGGATCCTGAACGCGACCAAGATGCCCAACTCGTGCACGCAGATCGTGGATACGGTCTTCGGCGACTTCGCCGGCTCGGCCATGTGGAACCCGAACACGCCCATGTCCGAGGACTGCCTCTACATCAACGTCATCACCCCGAAGCCCCGGCCCCGCAACGCCGCCGTCATGGTCTGGATCTTCGGCGGCGGCTTCTACACCGGGACGGCCACCCTCGACATCTACGACTACAAGATCCTCGCCTCCGAGGAGAACGTCATCCTCGTCTCCATGCAGTACCGCATCACCTGCCTCGGCTTCCTCTACTTCGACACCCAGGACGTCCCCGGCAACGCGGGGCTCTTCGACCAGTTGATGGCCCTCCAGTGGATCAGGAACAATATCCACGCCTTCGGCGGGAACCCGCACAATATCACGCTCTTCGGCGAGTCGGCTGGGGCGGTGTCCGTCTCCATGCACCTCCTCTCGCCGCTGAGTAGGAACTTGTTCAGCCAGGCGATCATGGAGTCCGGGTCGGCGACGGCGCCTTGGGCCATCATCTCCCGCCAGGAGTCCATCATCCGCGGTCTCCGCCTCGCCGAGGCTGTCGGCTGCCCTCACACGCGCGCGCAGATCCCTGAGGCTATCGAGTGCCTCCGAAAG GTCAACGCGAGCGTGCTCGTGGAGAACGAGAGCGGGACCCTAGGGATCTGCGACTTCCCGTTCGTGCCGGTCGTGGACGGCTCCTTCCTGGACGAGATGCCGTCCAAGTCCCTGGCGACGAAGAACTTCAAGAAGACCAACATCCTCATGGGGAGCAACACGGAGGAGGGGAACTACTGGATCATGTACTACCTGACGGACCTCTTCCGGAAGGAGGAGAACATCCACGTCTCCCGCGACCAGTTCATCCAGGCGGTGTCCGAGCTCAACCCGTACAACTTCATCGTGCGGCGCGCCATCATCTTCGAGTACACGGACTGGCTGAACCCGGACGACCCGGTGAAGAACCGCGACGCGCTGGACAAGATCGTCGGCGACTTCCACTTCACGTGCAACGTCAACGAGTTCGCGTACCGGTACGCGGAGACGGGCAACACCGTGTACATGTACTACTTCAAGCACAGGTCCACGAGCAGTCCGTGGCCCACCTGGTCGGGCGCCCTCCACGGCGACGAGATCAACTACATCTTCGGCGAGCCGCTCAACCCGACCAAGAAGTACCAGCCGGCCGAGGTGGAGCTCGCCAAGCGGATGATGCGCTACTGGGCCAACTTCGCCAAAACTGGGTGA